In one Pseudomonas hydrolytica genomic region, the following are encoded:
- a CDS encoding Lrp/AsnC family transcriptional regulator gives MQDKLSPIDRKILRLLQHDADLSAAEVAEKVELSQSPCWRRIHRMQEEGLIERKVALLNPKQLGLGMTVFVDIKLSAHGRGNLEEFEQAVVGYPQVLECYTMAGGSDYLLKVVARDIADYERFLRDHLLQRPHVQEAHSHIAMSEVKRTTELPLD, from the coding sequence ATGCAGGACAAGCTGAGCCCCATCGACCGCAAGATTCTTCGCCTGCTGCAGCACGACGCCGACCTGTCCGCCGCCGAGGTGGCGGAAAAGGTCGAGCTGTCGCAATCGCCGTGCTGGCGGCGGATTCACCGCATGCAGGAGGAAGGCCTGATCGAACGCAAGGTCGCCCTGCTCAACCCCAAGCAGCTGGGCCTGGGCATGACGGTGTTCGTCGACATCAAGCTGTCGGCCCATGGCCGCGGCAATCTGGAAGAGTTCGAGCAGGCGGTGGTGGGCTACCCGCAGGTGCTGGAGTGCTACACCATGGCCGGCGGCTCGGACTACCTGCTCAAGGTGGTGGCGCGCGACATCGCCGACTACGAGCGCTTCCTACGCGACCACCTGCTGCAGCGCCCGCACGTGCAGGAGGCGCACTCGCATATCGCCATGAGCGAGGTCAAACGCACCACCGAGCTGCCGCTGGATTGA
- a CDS encoding indolepyruvate ferredoxin oxidoreductase family protein, which produces MSLAEIRLDDKYRLATGHLYLTGTQALTRLPMLQKQRDAAHGLNTACFISGYRGSPLGNLDKSLWDAKQYLKDNHIHFQPGVNEELAATACWGSQQTSLFPGARYDGVFAMWYGKGPGVDRCGDVFKHGNSAGVSPHGGVLLLAGDDHGCKSSSIAHQSEHAFIAASIPVLNPANVQEILDYGIIGWELSRYSGCWVALKTIAENVDSSAVVDVDPLRVEVKIPTDFKLPEDGVHIRWPDPPLVQEKRLNTYKIYAARAFALANNLNQIKLDSPNPRLGIITTGKSYLDVRQALNDLGLDEQLCAQVGLRVLKVGMSWPLEPVSVHEFAEGLDEILVVEEKRSIIEDQLTGQLYNWPVGKRPRVVGEFDEGGNSLLPNLSELTPAMIARVIAKRLAPIYSSPVIEERLAFLAAKEAALAAPKHHTARTPHFCSGCPHNSSTKLPEGSRALGGIGCHYMTQWMDRNTDTFTQMGGEGATWIGQAPFTDTPHVFQNLGDGTYFHSGQLALRASVAAGVNITYKILYNDAVAMTGGQPIDGELRIDQLSQQVYAEGVKRIALVSDEPDKYPTRATFAPIVTFHHRRELDAVQRELREFKGVSVILYDQTCATEKRRRRKRGKLVDPAKRAFINPAVCEGCGDCSVKSNCLSVLPLETELGRKREIDQNACNKDFSCLEGFCPSFVTVHGGSLRKPEAVGLGALFIALPEPRQPALERPWNILLPGVGGSGVTTVGALLGMAAHIEGKGCTVLDQAGLAQKFGPVVTHIRIAAKQDDIYAVRIAAGETDLLLGCDLVVSASEEALAKLNDKIAHALVNSHEAATAEFTRNPDAQVPGAAMREAIIEAVGAAKTQFVDATRLATRLLGDSIATNLFMLGFAYQKGLVPVSAEAINKAIELNGVAVQLNQQAFLWGRRAAHDLAAVEKLAAPKVVEAPRCQSLEEIVEDRVQRLSAYQNAAYAARYRELVERVRQADTDAEQRLSKAVARYYFKLLAYKDEYEVARLYSDAAFRKQLEAQFEGDYQLQFHLAPSWLSKPDPVTGQPRKRAFGPWMLKAFGVLARFKFLRGTVLDPFGHSAERKLERELIEEYEATVAYLLAELDAGNYRTAVALAEIPEQIRGYGHVKEAALAKAREQAAQLKARMAVSEIAAVQLFEPAA; this is translated from the coding sequence ATGTCACTGGCCGAGATCCGCCTGGATGACAAGTACCGTCTCGCCACCGGTCACCTCTACCTGACCGGCACCCAGGCGCTGACCCGCCTGCCCATGCTGCAGAAACAGCGTGACGCCGCCCATGGTCTGAACACCGCCTGCTTCATTTCCGGTTACCGCGGCTCGCCGCTGGGCAACCTGGACAAGAGCCTGTGGGACGCCAAGCAGTACCTCAAGGACAACCACATCCACTTCCAGCCCGGGGTCAACGAAGAGTTGGCCGCCACCGCCTGCTGGGGTAGTCAGCAGACCAGCCTGTTCCCCGGCGCGCGCTACGACGGCGTGTTCGCCATGTGGTACGGCAAAGGCCCGGGTGTGGATCGCTGCGGCGACGTGTTCAAGCACGGCAACTCGGCCGGCGTATCGCCGCATGGCGGCGTGCTGCTGCTGGCCGGCGACGACCATGGCTGCAAGTCCTCGAGCATCGCCCACCAGAGCGAGCACGCTTTTATCGCCGCCTCGATCCCGGTGCTGAACCCGGCCAACGTTCAGGAGATCCTCGACTACGGCATCATCGGCTGGGAACTGTCGCGCTACAGCGGTTGCTGGGTGGCGCTGAAGACCATCGCCGAGAACGTCGATTCCTCGGCCGTGGTGGATGTCGACCCGCTGCGGGTCGAGGTGAAGATTCCCACCGACTTCAAGCTGCCGGAAGACGGCGTGCATATCCGCTGGCCGGACCCGCCCCTGGTCCAGGAAAAGCGCCTCAACACTTACAAGATCTACGCCGCGCGCGCCTTCGCCCTGGCCAACAACCTCAACCAGATCAAGCTCGATTCGCCCAACCCGCGCCTGGGTATCATCACCACCGGCAAGTCCTACCTGGATGTACGTCAGGCGCTCAACGACCTCGGTCTGGACGAGCAGCTCTGTGCCCAGGTCGGCCTGCGCGTGCTCAAGGTCGGCATGAGCTGGCCGCTGGAGCCGGTGTCGGTGCACGAGTTCGCCGAGGGCCTGGACGAGATCCTGGTGGTGGAGGAAAAGCGCAGCATCATCGAGGACCAACTGACCGGTCAGCTGTACAACTGGCCGGTGGGCAAGCGCCCGCGAGTGGTGGGCGAGTTCGATGAGGGCGGCAATTCGCTGCTGCCGAACCTCTCCGAGCTGACCCCGGCGATGATCGCCCGGGTTATTGCCAAGCGTCTGGCGCCGATCTATTCCAGCCCGGTGATCGAGGAACGCCTGGCCTTCCTCGCCGCCAAGGAGGCGGCGCTGGCTGCGCCCAAGCACCACACCGCGCGCACCCCGCATTTCTGCTCCGGCTGCCCGCACAACAGCTCGACCAAGCTGCCGGAAGGCAGCCGCGCCCTGGGCGGCATCGGTTGCCACTACATGACCCAGTGGATGGACCGCAACACCGACACCTTCACCCAGATGGGCGGCGAGGGCGCCACCTGGATCGGCCAGGCGCCGTTCACCGACACCCCGCACGTGTTCCAGAACCTCGGCGACGGCACCTACTTCCATTCCGGCCAGCTGGCCCTGCGCGCCTCGGTCGCCGCCGGGGTCAACATCACCTACAAGATTCTCTACAACGACGCGGTGGCCATGACCGGCGGCCAGCCCATCGACGGCGAGCTGCGCATCGACCAGCTCAGCCAGCAGGTCTATGCCGAGGGGGTCAAGCGCATCGCCCTGGTCAGCGACGAGCCGGACAAGTACCCGACCCGCGCCACCTTCGCGCCCATCGTCACCTTCCACCATCGCCGCGAGCTGGACGCCGTGCAGCGTGAGCTGCGCGAGTTCAAGGGCGTGTCGGTGATCCTCTACGACCAGACCTGCGCCACCGAGAAGCGCCGCCGGCGCAAGCGCGGCAAGCTGGTCGACCCGGCCAAGCGCGCCTTTATCAACCCGGCGGTGTGCGAGGGCTGCGGCGACTGCAGCGTCAAGTCCAACTGCCTGTCGGTGCTGCCGCTGGAGACCGAGCTGGGGCGCAAGCGCGAGATCGACCAGAACGCCTGCAACAAGGATTTCAGCTGCCTGGAAGGCTTCTGCCCGAGCTTCGTCACCGTGCATGGCGGTAGTCTGCGCAAGCCGGAGGCGGTTGGCCTGGGCGCGCTCTTCATCGCCCTGCCGGAGCCGCGCCAGCCTGCGCTGGAGCGTCCGTGGAACATCCTCCTGCCCGGCGTCGGCGGCAGCGGCGTGACCACGGTCGGCGCGCTGCTGGGCATGGCCGCGCATATCGAAGGCAAGGGCTGCACGGTGCTGGATCAGGCCGGCCTGGCGCAGAAGTTCGGCCCGGTGGTCACCCATATCCGCATCGCCGCCAAACAGGACGATATCTACGCGGTGCGCATCGCCGCCGGCGAGACCGATCTGCTGCTCGGTTGCGACCTGGTGGTTTCCGCCAGCGAAGAGGCCCTGGCCAAGCTCAACGACAAGATTGCCCATGCGCTGGTCAACAGTCATGAGGCGGCCACCGCCGAGTTCACCCGCAACCCCGATGCCCAGGTGCCCGGCGCCGCCATGCGCGAGGCCATCATCGAGGCCGTCGGCGCGGCCAAGACCCAGTTCGTCGATGCCACCCGCCTGGCCACCCGCCTGCTTGGCGACAGCATCGCCACCAACCTGTTTATGCTCGGTTTCGCTTATCAGAAGGGTTTGGTTCCCGTCTCCGCCGAGGCGATCAACAAGGCCATCGAACTCAATGGCGTGGCGGTGCAGCTCAATCAGCAGGCGTTCCTCTGGGGCCGTCGCGCGGCCCACGACCTGGCCGCGGTGGAGAAGCTGGCCGCGCCCAAGGTGGTCGAGGCGCCGCGTTGCCAGAGCCTGGAGGAGATCGTCGAGGATCGTGTGCAGCGTCTGAGTGCTTACCAGAACGCCGCCTACGCCGCGCGCTACCGCGAGCTGGTCGAGCGCGTGCGCCAGGCCGACACTGACGCCGAGCAGCGCCTGAGCAAGGCCGTAGCACGCTATTACTTCAAGCTCCTGGCCTACAAGGACGAGTACGAGGTGGCGCGCCTGTATAGCGACGCCGCCTTCCGCAAGCAGCTCGAGGCGCAGTTCGAAGGCGACTACCAGCTGCAGTTCCACCTGGCGCCGAGCTGGCTGAGCAAGCCCGATCCGGTCACCGGTCAGCCGCGCAAGCGCGCCTTCGGTCCCTGGATGCTCAAGGCCTTCGGCGTGCTGGCGCGCTTCAAGTTCCTGCGCGGCACGGTGCTCGATCCGTTTGGCCACAGCGCCGAGCGCAAGCTCGAACGCGAGCTGATCGAGGAGTACGAGGCGACCGTCGCCTATCTGCTCGCCGAGCTCGATGCCGGCAACTACCGCACGGCGGTGGCGCTGGCCGAGATTCCCGAGCAGATCCGCGGCTACGGCCACGTCAAGGAAGCGGCGCTGGCCAAGGCACGCGAGCAGGCCGCGCAGCTCAAGGCGCGCATGGCCGTCAGCGAAATCGCCGCGGTGCAGCTGTTCGAACCGGCCGCCTGA
- the rlmD gene encoding 23S rRNA (uracil(1939)-C(5))-methyltransferase RlmD, which translates to MARRSSNLRFQPSGGSRAAQVPVGKKQKLAIERLAGDGRGIAFEGGRTWFVSGALAGEQVEARVLGARSQTVEARAERIIVASSERREAPCMHAERCGGCNLQHMPHADQLALKQRTLTEQLSRLGGVQPDEWAAPLVGPEFGYRRRARVAVRWDAKARQLQVGFRAEASQDIVAIDDCPVLVQPLQPIFRALPALLRSLEKPQAVGHVELFSGTAEAVLLRHTAQLPEADLSRLRAFCGEHRAQLWLQGDGQPEPDDPAAELGFELTRWQLRLAYRPGDFVQVNGPVNEAMVAQALDWLSVQPGERVLDLFCGLGNFALPLARQAAEVVAVEGVEAMVARAAANARSNGLDNAHFFRADLSNPLANETWARGGFAAVLLDPPRDGALEAVRGMSALGARRLVYVSCNPTTLARDAAELAQQGYRLRRAGILDMFAQTAHVEAMALFEKI; encoded by the coding sequence ATGGCCAGACGCAGCTCCAACCTGCGCTTTCAGCCCAGCGGTGGCAGTCGCGCGGCGCAGGTCCCGGTCGGCAAGAAGCAGAAGCTCGCCATCGAGCGCCTGGCCGGTGACGGTCGCGGCATCGCCTTCGAAGGCGGGCGTACCTGGTTCGTCAGCGGCGCCCTGGCTGGCGAGCAGGTCGAGGCGCGGGTGCTCGGCGCCCGCAGCCAGACCGTCGAGGCGCGCGCCGAACGCATCATCGTCGCCAGCAGCGAGCGCCGTGAGGCGCCCTGCATGCATGCCGAGCGCTGTGGCGGTTGCAACCTGCAGCACATGCCGCATGCCGATCAGCTCGCCCTGAAACAGCGCACGCTCACCGAGCAGTTGTCACGTTTGGGTGGCGTGCAGCCGGATGAATGGGCGGCGCCCTTGGTTGGCCCCGAGTTCGGCTACCGCCGCCGCGCGCGGGTTGCCGTGCGCTGGGATGCCAAGGCGCGTCAGCTACAGGTCGGTTTCCGCGCCGAAGCCAGCCAGGACATCGTCGCCATCGACGACTGCCCGGTACTGGTACAGCCCTTGCAGCCGATTTTCAGGGCATTGCCGGCGCTGTTGCGCAGCCTGGAAAAACCGCAGGCGGTCGGGCATGTGGAGCTGTTCAGCGGCACCGCCGAAGCCGTGCTGCTGCGCCATACCGCGCAACTGCCCGAGGCCGACCTGAGCCGTCTGCGCGCCTTCTGCGGCGAGCATCGCGCGCAGCTCTGGCTGCAGGGCGACGGACAGCCAGAGCCCGACGATCCGGCGGCCGAGCTGGGGTTCGAGTTGACGCGCTGGCAGCTGCGGCTGGCCTATCGCCCGGGCGATTTCGTGCAGGTCAACGGTCCGGTCAACGAGGCCATGGTCGCTCAGGCGCTAGACTGGTTGTCAGTGCAACCCGGCGAGCGGGTGCTGGACCTGTTCTGCGGCCTGGGCAATTTCGCCCTGCCGCTGGCGCGTCAGGCAGCCGAAGTGGTGGCTGTGGAAGGTGTCGAGGCGATGGTCGCGCGGGCTGCGGCCAACGCACGGAGCAACGGGCTGGACAATGCGCACTTTTTCCGTGCCGACCTGTCCAACCCGCTGGCCAATGAAACCTGGGCGCGTGGCGGTTTTGCCGCTGTGCTGCTCGATCCGCCGCGCGATGGCGCGCTGGAGGCGGTGCGCGGGATGAGTGCGTTGGGCGCCCGGCGGCTGGTCTACGTCTCCTGCAACCCGACCACCCTGGCGCGCGACGCCGCGGAGCTGGCGCAGCAGGGATACCGGCTGCGCCGTGCCGGGATTCTCGACATGTTCGCGCAGACCGCGCATGTCGAAGCCATGGCGTTGTTCGAAAAGATTTAG
- the relA gene encoding GTP diphosphokinase — protein MVQVRAHQPVNDDGSINLEAWLDHVASVDPALDRQALQEACEFARDLEQQANTTQHHWSEGASTFRAGLDIAEILADLKLDQDSLVAAVIYRGVREGKITLAAVHQRFGPVVAKLIEGVLRMAAISASINPRESVVVGSQTQVENLRKMLVAMVDDVRVALIKLAERTCAIRAVKEADEEKRQRVAREVFDIYAPLAHRLGIGHIKWELEDLSFRYLEPEQYKQIAKLLHERRLDREQYINDAMAHLRQELEATGIKADISGRAKHIYSIWRKMQRKGLQFSQIYDVRAVRVLVPEVRDCYTTLGIVHTLWRHIPKEFDDYIANPKENGYRSLHTAVLGPEGKVLEVQIRTHSMHEEAELGVCAHWRYKGTDVKSGSNHYEEKISWLRQVIEWHEELGDIGGLAEQLRVDIEPDRVYVFTPDGHAIDLPKGATPLDFAYRVHTEIGHNCRGAKINGRIVPLTYSLQTGEQVEIITSKQGSPSRDWLNPNLGYVTTSRARAKIVHWFKLQDRDQNVAAGKQLLERELARLALHGVDFDKLAEKANLKIAEDLFAALGAGDVRLAHAVNLAQQLVEPERSSEQLELIPRKAQGFKPGKRGDIQIQGVGNLLTQMAGCCQPLPGDPIVGYITLGRGVTIHRQDCPTALQQSAREPERMIQVSWGPVPVQTYPVEIVIKAYDRSGLLRDVTQVLLNEKLNVLAVNTRSNKEDNTASMSITVEIPGLDALGRLLARIGQLPNIIEARRHRVA, from the coding sequence ATGGTTCAGGTAAGAGCGCATCAGCCAGTCAACGATGACGGCAGCATCAATCTCGAGGCCTGGCTGGATCATGTCGCCAGCGTCGACCCGGCGCTGGATCGTCAGGCACTGCAAGAGGCCTGCGAATTCGCCCGCGATCTGGAGCAGCAGGCCAACACCACCCAGCATCACTGGAGCGAGGGCGCCTCGACGTTCCGCGCCGGCCTCGACATCGCGGAAATCCTCGCCGACCTCAAGCTCGATCAGGATTCGCTGGTCGCGGCGGTCATCTATCGTGGCGTGCGCGAGGGCAAGATCACCCTGGCCGCGGTGCACCAGCGTTTCGGTCCGGTGGTGGCCAAGCTGATCGAAGGCGTGCTGCGCATGGCGGCGATCAGCGCCAGTATCAATCCGCGTGAATCGGTGGTGGTCGGCTCGCAGACGCAGGTAGAGAACCTGCGCAAGATGCTGGTGGCCATGGTCGACGACGTGCGCGTGGCGCTGATCAAGCTGGCCGAACGCACCTGCGCCATCCGCGCGGTCAAGGAAGCCGACGAAGAGAAACGCCAGCGTGTGGCGCGCGAGGTGTTCGACATCTATGCACCGCTGGCCCACCGCCTGGGCATCGGCCATATCAAGTGGGAGCTGGAAGACCTGTCCTTCCGCTACCTGGAGCCGGAGCAGTACAAGCAGATCGCCAAGCTGCTGCACGAGCGTCGTCTGGATCGCGAACAGTACATCAACGACGCCATGGCCCATCTGCGCCAGGAGCTGGAAGCCACCGGCATCAAGGCCGATATCAGCGGCCGGGCGAAACACATCTATTCGATCTGGCGCAAGATGCAGCGCAAGGGCCTGCAGTTCAGCCAGATCTACGACGTGCGTGCGGTGCGCGTGCTGGTGCCGGAGGTGCGTGACTGCTACACCACCCTGGGTATCGTGCACACCCTGTGGCGGCACATTCCCAAGGAGTTCGACGACTACATCGCCAACCCCAAGGAGAACGGCTACCGCTCGCTGCATACTGCCGTGCTCGGCCCGGAAGGCAAGGTGCTGGAAGTGCAGATCCGCACCCACTCCATGCACGAAGAAGCCGAACTGGGCGTGTGCGCGCACTGGCGCTACAAGGGCACCGACGTCAAGTCCGGCTCCAACCACTATGAAGAGAAGATTTCCTGGCTGCGTCAGGTTATCGAGTGGCACGAGGAGCTGGGCGATATCGGCGGTCTGGCCGAACAGCTGCGCGTGGACATCGAGCCGGATCGGGTCTACGTCTTCACCCCCGACGGCCACGCCATCGACCTGCCCAAGGGGGCCACGCCGCTGGACTTCGCCTACCGCGTGCACACCGAGATCGGTCACAACTGCCGCGGCGCCAAGATCAACGGCCGTATCGTGCCGCTGACCTACAGTCTGCAGACCGGCGAGCAGGTGGAGATCATCACCAGCAAGCAGGGCTCGCCGAGTCGCGACTGGCTCAACCCCAACCTGGGCTACGTCACCACCAGCCGCGCGCGGGCCAAGATCGTCCACTGGTTCAAGCTGCAGGACCGCGACCAGAACGTCGCTGCCGGCAAGCAGCTGCTCGAACGCGAGCTGGCGCGCCTGGCCCTGCACGGCGTGGATTTCGACAAGCTGGCCGAGAAGGCCAACCTGAAAATCGCCGAGGACCTGTTCGCGGCGCTGGGTGCCGGCGACGTGCGCCTGGCGCATGCGGTCAACCTGGCCCAGCAGCTGGTCGAACCGGAGCGCAGCAGCGAGCAGCTCGAACTGATCCCGCGCAAGGCGCAGGGCTTCAAGCCGGGCAAGCGCGGCGACATCCAGATCCAGGGTGTCGGCAACCTGTTGACGCAGATGGCCGGCTGCTGCCAGCCGCTGCCGGGAGATCCCATCGTCGGCTACATCACCCTCGGTCGTGGCGTCACCATTCATCGCCAGGATTGCCCCACCGCGCTGCAGCAGTCCGCGCGCGAGCCGGAACGGATGATCCAGGTGAGCTGGGGGCCGGTGCCGGTGCAGACCTACCCGGTGGAAATTGTCATCAAGGCGTACGACCGCTCCGGTCTGCTGCGTGACGTCACCCAGGTGCTGCTCAACGAGAAGCTCAACGTGCTGGCGGTCAACACGCGCTCGAATAAGGAGGACAACACCGCCTCCATGTCGATCACCGTGGAGATTCCCGGGCTCGATGCGCTTGGCCGTCTGCTGGCGCGTATCGGCCAGTTGCCCAATATCATCGAGGCGCGTCGCCACCGCGTGGCCTAG
- a CDS encoding DUF2058 domain-containing protein: protein MGLSLRDQLLKAGLVNEKQAKQVGKQQQKQKRLAHKGQAELDDSARQAALQAQAEKAARDQELNRQQQEKAEQKARAAQIKQLIERSRLPKLDGDDYYNFVDDKKVKRLPVNTMMRNKLSNGWLAIVRHGGGYEVIPREAALKIQERDASRIVLLNTHVEAPDTDDPYAAYQIPDDLMW, encoded by the coding sequence ATGGGTCTTTCCCTGCGCGACCAGCTGCTCAAAGCCGGCCTGGTCAACGAAAAACAGGCCAAGCAGGTTGGCAAGCAGCAGCAGAAGCAGAAGCGTCTGGCGCACAAGGGCCAGGCCGAACTGGACGACAGCGCACGCCAGGCTGCGCTGCAGGCGCAGGCCGAAAAGGCCGCGCGTGATCAGGAGCTCAATCGTCAGCAGCAGGAAAAGGCCGAACAGAAGGCCCGTGCGGCGCAGATCAAGCAACTGATCGAGCGCTCGCGCCTGCCCAAGCTCGACGGCGACGACTACTACAACTTCGTCGATGACAAGAAGGTCAAACGCCTGCCGGTCAACACCATGATGCGCAACAAGCTGTCCAACGGCTGGCTGGCCATCGTCCGCCATGGCGGTGGTTATGAGGTCATTCCGCGTGAAGCCGCGCTGAAGATCCAGGAGCGCGATGCCTCGCGCATCGTTCTGCTCAATACCCACGTCGAAGCGCCGGACACCGACGATCCCTACGCGGCCTATCAGATTCCCGATGATCTGATGTGGTAA
- the mazG gene encoding nucleoside triphosphate pyrophosphohydrolase, producing the protein MYQLDDLLHLMARLRDPQHGCPWDLKQSYATIVPYTLEEAYEVADAIERGDFEHLPGELGDLLFQVVYYSQLAQEEGRFDFARVVDGITAKLIRRHPHVFPDGDLYGAPDAARLEEAAVKQRWEELKALERAEKAAAPEQLSLLDDVPAALPALSRAAKLQKRAAQVGFDWPEALPVVDKVREELDEVLEAMSENDAEAVAEEIGDLLFVVTNLARHLKVDPEAALRAANGKFERRFRFIEQSVREAGRSLDGCSLEELDALWGEAKKLEKQAPGC; encoded by the coding sequence ATGTACCAACTCGACGACCTGCTGCACCTGATGGCGCGTCTGCGCGATCCGCAACACGGCTGCCCCTGGGACCTCAAGCAAAGCTACGCCACCATCGTGCCCTACACCCTGGAGGAGGCGTATGAGGTCGCCGACGCCATCGAGCGCGGCGACTTCGAGCACCTGCCCGGCGAGCTGGGCGACCTGCTGTTTCAGGTGGTCTATTACAGCCAGCTGGCGCAGGAAGAGGGGCGTTTCGATTTCGCGCGGGTAGTCGACGGCATCACCGCCAAGCTGATCCGCCGTCACCCGCACGTATTCCCCGACGGCGACCTGTATGGCGCGCCGGATGCGGCCAGGCTGGAGGAGGCCGCGGTCAAGCAGCGCTGGGAAGAACTCAAGGCCCTGGAGCGCGCCGAAAAGGCCGCCGCCCCCGAGCAGCTGTCGCTGCTCGATGACGTACCCGCCGCATTGCCGGCGCTTTCGCGCGCGGCCAAGTTGCAAAAGCGTGCGGCCCAGGTCGGTTTCGACTGGCCCGAAGCACTGCCGGTGGTGGACAAGGTGCGCGAAGAGCTGGACGAGGTGCTCGAAGCCATGAGCGAGAACGATGCCGAGGCGGTTGCCGAGGAAATCGGCGATCTGCTGTTCGTCGTCACCAACCTGGCGCGGCACCTGAAGGTCGACCCGGAAGCCGCGCTGCGCGCTGCCAATGGCAAGTTCGAACGACGCTTTCGTTTCATCGAGCAAAGCGTGCGGGAAGCCGGGCGCAGCCTGGACGGCTGCTCGCTGGAGGAGCTGGACGCCCTGTGGGGCGAGGCCAAGAAGCTGGAGAAACAGGCGCCCGGTTGCTGA